A genomic stretch from Pirellulales bacterium includes:
- a CDS encoding DUF1559 domain-containing protein produces the protein MSLLVGLLLPAINSSREAARRIDCSHRLHQIGLALHAHHEARGALPPGWTLEPTGQSAFGWFVPLLPFSEAGALAHSLDMTAPLTSNVNITPGRTALSLSICPSDVHEPLFALYKEVGTHAISGQRSDQVLVWLASANFVAMFGTRDPDDVAGTTGNGAFIETRAFRFTELERGLSETFLIGERTEAQCPTTWVGFEVAGEDAASRVAGLAWDGPNRADADESEFSSRHPGCTNFLWADGHVTPIPDEIDQMTYRQLSKRGFARD, from the coding sequence ATGAGCCTGTTGGTCGGGCTGCTGTTGCCGGCGATTAACTCCTCGCGCGAGGCGGCACGGCGTATCGACTGTAGCCATCGCTTGCATCAGATCGGTCTGGCTTTACACGCCCATCACGAGGCACGTGGCGCACTGCCGCCCGGTTGGACGCTGGAGCCGACGGGACAGTCCGCCTTTGGTTGGTTCGTTCCTCTGTTGCCTTTTAGCGAGGCGGGGGCGTTGGCCCATTCGCTCGACATGACCGCGCCGCTGACGTCGAATGTGAATATCACGCCTGGTCGGACAGCGCTATCGCTTTCAATTTGCCCTTCGGACGTCCATGAGCCGTTGTTTGCGCTCTATAAGGAAGTTGGCACGCACGCCATTTCCGGGCAGCGGTCTGACCAGGTGCTTGTCTGGTTGGCTTCGGCGAATTTTGTGGCCATGTTTGGCACGCGCGATCCGGATGACGTGGCGGGAACGACGGGAAACGGCGCATTTATCGAGACACGCGCATTCCGATTTACCGAGCTCGAGCGCGGATTGAGCGAGACGTTCTTGATCGGCGAGAGAACCGAGGCCCAATGTCCAACGACCTGGGTGGGTTTCGAAGTGGCTGGCGAAGACGCAGCATCACGCGTTGCGGGCCTTGCCTGGGATGGCCCCAATCGGGCCGACGCGGACGAGTCGGAATTCTCCAGTCGGCACCCCGGCTGCACAAACTTCCTGTGGGCCGATGGACACGTGACTCCGATACCCGATGAAATTGATCAAATGACGTATCGCCAGCTGTCAAAGCGTGGGTTTGCAAGGGACTGA
- a CDS encoding TolC family protein, producing MSTADNTSWMPPAAFFNNDGPLLSLIDQALVFNQELRILAQDIAIANNEIWRRSGAYLPFVSLGANASYDKLSTYTPLGADLSQIVTPNGGPFPNPLPDFLLGASLTWQVDIWRQLRNARDAQGMRYLGTIDGRNFIVTRMVAEIAENYYTLMGLDRQLETLDNTIALMEQSLQLAKAQKEGARGTELGVQRFLAEVRKNQSQKLIIYQEIVQTENRINFLCGRFPQPVQRTSAAFLDLQLQALNVGVPSQLLQNRPDIRQAERELAASGIDIRVARANFFPRLIITSGVGYEAFQPKYIFFTPESLIYSVAGGLVAPLVNRRAIQADYMNANARQLQALYEYQRTILNGFTEVINAVAKVQNYSRSIEIKKQQLVALEEAVDIAGKLFQNARIEYLDVLTALRDRNDARIVIIETKQEQLSAVVNAYQALGGGWRNVGGPIQVMVPTPPRFRIPFLQPEAPAEEVPAPGQDQEAIPPGPPVQGQPGPAGQGPNPPGPAIQGPAPRGPVIPGPVPPAPAMQAPPSVENRRQPSRIPPVS from the coding sequence GTGTCCACCGCCGACAATACGTCGTGGATGCCGCCCGCCGCGTTTTTCAACAATGACGGACCGCTGCTCTCGTTGATTGACCAGGCGCTGGTCTTCAACCAGGAACTGCGCATCCTGGCTCAGGATATCGCGATCGCCAACAACGAGATCTGGCGTCGCTCGGGTGCTTACTTGCCCTTTGTCAGTCTTGGGGCAAACGCGTCGTACGATAAGCTCAGCACTTACACCCCCCTGGGCGCCGACCTCAGCCAGATCGTGACGCCCAACGGCGGACCATTTCCGAACCCGCTGCCTGATTTCTTGCTGGGGGCCAGCCTTACCTGGCAGGTCGACATCTGGAGGCAATTGCGCAATGCTCGCGACGCGCAAGGAATGCGCTACCTCGGTACGATCGACGGACGAAATTTCATCGTCACCCGCATGGTCGCCGAGATCGCCGAGAACTATTACACGCTGATGGGGCTCGATCGACAACTCGAGACCTTGGATAACACCATCGCGTTGATGGAGCAAAGTCTGCAACTGGCCAAGGCCCAGAAGGAAGGGGCCCGAGGCACTGAATTGGGCGTCCAACGTTTCCTGGCCGAAGTTCGCAAGAATCAGAGCCAGAAGCTGATCATCTATCAGGAAATTGTTCAGACCGAAAACCGCATCAATTTTCTCTGCGGTCGTTTCCCGCAGCCGGTGCAACGCACATCGGCCGCCTTCCTCGATTTGCAACTGCAGGCGCTGAACGTCGGTGTACCGTCGCAACTCTTGCAGAATCGCCCGGATATTCGCCAGGCCGAGCGCGAACTGGCGGCTTCCGGCATCGACATCCGCGTAGCCCGGGCTAACTTCTTCCCACGGCTGATCATCACCTCCGGCGTGGGCTACGAAGCCTTCCAGCCTAAGTACATATTCTTCACCCCCGAGTCCTTGATTTACAGCGTGGCCGGCGGACTGGTCGCTCCGTTAGTCAATCGGCGAGCGATCCAGGCGGATTACATGAACGCCAATGCACGTCAGTTGCAGGCGCTCTACGAGTATCAACGCACGATCCTGAATGGATTTACCGAGGTGATCAACGCCGTGGCTAAGGTGCAGAATTACAGCCGCAGCATCGAGATCAAGAAGCAACAACTGGTCGCCTTGGAAGAGGCCGTGGATATCGCGGGCAAGCTCTTCCAGAACGCTCGTATCGAATACCTGGATGTGCTAACTGCCTTGCGAGACCGCAACGACGCAAGAATCGTCATCATCGAAACCAAGCAAGAGCAACTGTCCGCCGTGGTGAATGCGTATCAGGCGCTCGGCGGTGGTTGGCGTAACGTGGGCGGCCCGATCCAGGTCATGGTCCCGACTCCGCCGCGGTTCCGGATACCGTTCCTACAGCCCGAGGCGCCGGCCGAGGAAGTACCAGCCCCCGGCCAGGACCAGGAAGCCATACCCCCTGGCCCGCCGGTTCAAGGCCAGCCTGGCCCCGCCGGGCAAGGGCCCAATCCGCCAGGCCCCGCGATCCAGGGGCCGGCGCCGCGTGGCCCCGTCATTCCTGGACCGGTCCCCCCTGCCCCCGCGATGCAGGCACCGCCATCGGTCGAGAATCGGCGACAACCGTCGCGTATACCTCCCGTATCGTGA
- a CDS encoding tetratricopeptide repeat protein, which produces MPDTCRGLAESPVGRASPWRTAILALVVAVAAAGVITCRFAPRFGLWRGLSFGEDLPWGLRHEPELDRALVSLAQLDDPCAPITNPTHQVIAWRLFFPVSWHFFHLPRSWYVALPQIGCVLALWGVAWLTHQRFGRWWPTCLATGLFAALPWFFVSSSWLVHFDSWLTIGLLTAAFAPSRWLLAFACLITPWVDERFVLALPATMAVRAIARRQIEQKQWRELLLDLVVATVASVPYPAIRAVAWLRGDPGSTAYVKDHLSAVRDVAWTSFAKALWSGYRAGWLVIGAAIVLVWRRVGAGWALTFVFLVIGTAVGGLFIAADMSRSLMMSSPAFLLSIWLCEEWRLQTIHKPLPGRPAMLAAMFLPAVVLANLSLPAYHVMWMRSWQVETLATEIKNWIDPPPLLVAGQDLIRGRQFLEQGSTADALRSYDSAILHAEGAYPLALIERANLRIQNGNISGAESDVNDALREVPDYPFALLLRAAFRLDHGQASLAAADLQRALSKAPADWPYREKAQSLLEKATGNRTPQNGP; this is translated from the coding sequence TTGCCCGACACTTGCCGCGGCCTCGCTGAATCGCCCGTCGGCCGCGCATCCCCCTGGCGCACCGCGATCCTTGCTCTGGTCGTCGCTGTCGCCGCGGCAGGAGTCATAACGTGCCGCTTCGCGCCACGCTTTGGGCTGTGGCGAGGACTATCGTTCGGCGAAGACTTGCCGTGGGGCCTTCGCCATGAACCGGAATTGGATCGGGCGCTCGTTTCGTTGGCTCAGCTCGACGACCCCTGCGCGCCGATTACGAATCCGACTCATCAGGTTATCGCCTGGCGGCTCTTCTTTCCCGTCAGTTGGCACTTTTTCCACTTACCCAGGTCCTGGTATGTCGCCCTGCCGCAAATTGGTTGCGTACTCGCTCTCTGGGGTGTCGCATGGCTGACGCACCAACGATTTGGACGTTGGTGGCCGACATGCCTAGCCACCGGTCTGTTCGCCGCTCTCCCGTGGTTCTTCGTCTCCAGCAGTTGGCTAGTGCATTTCGACTCGTGGCTAACTATTGGACTACTGACGGCCGCGTTTGCGCCGTCGCGCTGGCTACTGGCGTTTGCCTGCCTCATAACACCGTGGGTCGATGAACGTTTCGTCCTCGCCTTGCCGGCGACGATGGCAGTGCGAGCCATTGCGCGGCGGCAGATCGAACAAAAGCAGTGGCGCGAATTGTTGCTGGACCTGGTCGTGGCCACGGTCGCCAGTGTGCCTTATCCAGCGATTCGCGCTGTTGCCTGGCTGCGTGGCGACCCCGGTTCGACGGCTTACGTGAAGGACCACTTGAGCGCCGTACGCGACGTCGCATGGACGAGTTTTGCCAAGGCGCTCTGGTCGGGATATCGCGCCGGATGGCTCGTCATCGGCGCCGCGATTGTCCTGGTTTGGCGCCGCGTCGGCGCAGGCTGGGCTTTGACCTTCGTCTTCCTCGTAATTGGCACAGCCGTCGGTGGGCTGTTTATTGCCGCCGACATGTCGCGCTCGTTGATGATGAGCAGCCCTGCATTTCTCTTGAGCATTTGGCTATGCGAGGAGTGGCGACTTCAAACGATTCACAAACCGTTGCCAGGCAGGCCGGCAATGCTTGCCGCAATGTTCCTACCGGCGGTGGTGCTCGCCAACCTGTCGTTACCCGCTTATCACGTAATGTGGATGCGCAGCTGGCAAGTTGAAACACTGGCGACCGAAATCAAGAACTGGATCGATCCGCCGCCCCTACTAGTGGCGGGTCAAGACCTGATTCGAGGACGACAGTTCTTGGAGCAAGGCAGCACGGCCGACGCGCTACGAAGTTACGACTCCGCGATCCTCCACGCGGAAGGCGCCTACCCGCTGGCCCTTATCGAACGCGCCAATCTGCGGATACAGAACGGCAATATCAGCGGGGCCGAGTCGGATGTGAATGATGCCCTGCGCGAAGTACCAGATTATCCGTTCGCACTCTTACTTCGCGCGGCCTTCCGCCTGGACCACGGCCAGGCATCGCTCGCCGCTGCGGACTTACAACGGGCCCTGTCCAAAGCGCCGGCCGACTGGCCCTATCGTGAGAAGGCGCAATCGCTCCTCGAAAAAGCCACGGGCAATCGCACGCCGCAAAATGGCCCATAA
- a CDS encoding efflux RND transporter permease subunit, giving the protein MFSQFLHRPALAIVISIIILFLGGLSITTLPISQFPNVAPPSVVVTLAYPGASAQVLVDSVLVILEQSINGVQNMRYMVSAGTSAGEATILIIFEPGSDPNVAVLNVQNRIQTVKQRLPPIVELEGIIVLQSMTSMLMYVNIYSTDPSHNQDFLYNYAFVNIVPEIKRVRGVGSANILGSRALAMRVWLNVDRMRAYNVSSDDVMEAIRKQSMLGSPGRLGQATGRTSQTIEYVLTWVGRYNKPEQYENIVLKANPDGEILRLKDIAEVELGPSYYNIYSNMDGYPSAAIVLKQIPGTNAANVIDEVKEKLAEIKESSFPPGMNFQVSYDVSTFLEASIEQVLHTLLEAFVLVSLVVFLFLGDWRSTLIPTLAVPVSLIGTFFFLQLFGLSINLITLFALVLAIGVVVDDAIVVVEAVHAKMHEKHLSPYRATKEVINEISGAIIAITLVMTAVFVPVTFMTGPVGTFYRQFGITMATSIILSGVVALTLTPVLCAMILKPHTTHKRRTPLAIFLRFFDRGVEKVTTGYAAFLRPIVTRRALTMLVITGFGVGIFLVNTVLPTGFIPLEDQGMIYGILQTPPGSTLEYTNSKSTELQEIAKSIEGVNSVSALAGYEVLTEGRGSNAGTCLINLKSWSERKMTSKQIIEELERACKQMTNVKLEFFEPPAVPGFGAAGGISLRVLDKTNTMNYVRLGEETEKFLTALAKRPEVKSIFTFFASNYPQYELVINNDVAMQKGVSIKDAMDNLSIVVGSTWEQGFIRFNQFYKVFVQALPQFRRYPEDFENLFVKNDKGEMVPYSSFMTLKKQQGLNEINRYNLYPSAPIQLSPAPGFSSGQAIDAIKQVAAETLPRGYGLGWEALAYDEANKGNLAIFIFIIVVVFVYLVLVGQYESFILPLAVIMSLPVGIFGSFLFLQAMGLANDVYCQIGLVMLVGLLGKNAILIVEFAVQRHHEGVSIKDAAIEGGKLRFRPILMTSFAFIAGLIPLVRASGPGAIGNRTIGTTAVGGMLLGTIIGVLVIPGLYYVFAVMSGDRKLLQDETGEPLSEVLEHKLPSDEPEHG; this is encoded by the coding sequence ATGTTTTCACAATTTCTCCATCGACCGGCGTTGGCGATCGTTATCTCGATCATCATCCTGTTCTTGGGGGGATTGTCGATCACGACCCTGCCAATTTCGCAGTTTCCGAACGTTGCGCCGCCGAGCGTCGTCGTTACGCTCGCCTATCCCGGCGCCAGTGCTCAGGTGTTGGTCGACTCGGTGCTGGTCATCCTGGAGCAGTCCATCAATGGCGTACAGAACATGCGCTATATGGTCTCCGCCGGAACGAGTGCCGGCGAGGCCACGATCCTGATCATCTTCGAGCCCGGCTCGGATCCGAACGTGGCCGTCTTGAACGTGCAGAACCGTATCCAAACGGTCAAGCAACGGCTTCCACCGATCGTCGAGTTGGAGGGCATCATCGTCCTCCAGTCCATGACGAGCATGTTGATGTACGTCAACATCTACAGCACGGATCCGTCCCATAATCAGGATTTCCTCTATAACTACGCGTTCGTTAACATTGTTCCCGAGATCAAGCGCGTCCGGGGCGTCGGCAGCGCGAATATTCTCGGCAGCCGCGCGCTAGCCATGCGGGTGTGGTTGAACGTCGATCGCATGAGGGCCTACAACGTCTCATCCGACGACGTCATGGAGGCCATCAGAAAACAGAGTATGCTCGGGTCCCCCGGGCGACTTGGCCAGGCGACCGGCAGAACGTCGCAAACAATCGAGTACGTGCTGACCTGGGTCGGCCGCTACAACAAGCCGGAGCAGTATGAGAATATCGTCTTGAAGGCCAATCCTGATGGTGAGATCCTGCGACTCAAGGATATTGCCGAAGTCGAACTCGGCCCTTCGTATTATAATATTTACTCGAATATGGACGGCTATCCTTCGGCGGCCATCGTTCTCAAACAAATCCCCGGCACCAATGCCGCCAACGTCATCGACGAAGTCAAGGAGAAACTCGCCGAGATCAAGGAAAGTTCATTCCCTCCGGGTATGAACTTTCAGGTCAGCTACGACGTTTCCACGTTCCTCGAGGCGTCCATCGAGCAGGTGCTCCACACCTTGCTCGAAGCCTTCGTGTTGGTCTCTCTGGTGGTCTTCCTGTTCCTGGGGGATTGGCGTTCCACGCTCATTCCGACCCTGGCGGTGCCGGTATCGTTGATCGGGACGTTCTTTTTCCTGCAGTTGTTCGGCCTGTCGATCAACCTGATCACACTCTTCGCGCTAGTACTCGCGATCGGCGTCGTGGTCGACGACGCGATCGTGGTGGTCGAGGCCGTGCATGCCAAGATGCACGAAAAGCATCTTTCGCCTTATCGAGCGACCAAGGAAGTTATTAACGAGATCAGCGGTGCGATCATCGCCATCACCCTCGTGATGACCGCGGTCTTCGTTCCGGTGACGTTCATGACTGGGCCGGTGGGCACCTTCTACCGCCAGTTCGGCATCACGATGGCCACCTCCATCATTCTCTCCGGTGTCGTCGCCTTGACGCTTACACCAGTTCTCTGCGCGATGATCCTTAAGCCGCATACCACTCATAAACGGCGGACTCCGCTCGCCATCTTCCTGCGCTTCTTCGATCGTGGCGTCGAGAAGGTGACAACCGGCTATGCCGCGTTCTTGCGGCCGATCGTGACGCGCCGCGCGCTGACGATGTTGGTCATCACGGGCTTTGGCGTCGGCATTTTCCTCGTGAATACTGTGCTGCCCACCGGCTTCATCCCGCTCGAAGACCAAGGGATGATCTACGGGATTCTCCAAACGCCGCCTGGCTCGACGCTCGAGTACACCAACTCCAAGAGCACCGAGCTGCAGGAAATCGCCAAGTCGATCGAAGGCGTGAATTCGGTTTCCGCGTTGGCCGGCTATGAGGTTTTGACTGAGGGCCGCGGCTCGAACGCCGGTACGTGCCTCATCAATTTGAAGAGCTGGTCCGAACGCAAGATGACCTCGAAGCAGATCATCGAGGAACTCGAGCGTGCGTGCAAACAAATGACCAATGTAAAGCTCGAATTCTTCGAGCCCCCCGCCGTCCCCGGCTTCGGCGCTGCCGGCGGTATCTCGTTGCGCGTCTTGGATAAGACGAACACGATGAACTACGTGCGCCTGGGCGAGGAGACCGAGAAGTTCCTCACCGCGTTGGCAAAACGTCCGGAGGTGAAAAGTATCTTCACGTTCTTTGCCAGCAACTATCCGCAGTACGAGCTGGTCATCAATAACGACGTCGCCATGCAGAAGGGCGTGTCGATTAAAGATGCAATGGACAATCTCTCCATCGTCGTGGGCAGCACCTGGGAACAAGGCTTCATTCGCTTCAACCAGTTCTACAAGGTGTTCGTCCAAGCCTTGCCGCAGTTTCGCCGCTACCCTGAGGATTTCGAGAATCTGTTCGTCAAGAACGACAAGGGGGAAATGGTTCCTTACTCTTCGTTCATGACGCTCAAGAAGCAACAAGGCTTGAACGAGATCAACCGTTACAACCTGTATCCCTCAGCTCCGATTCAGCTTTCGCCGGCCCCCGGCTTCAGCAGCGGTCAAGCCATCGACGCGATCAAGCAGGTCGCAGCCGAAACATTGCCGCGCGGTTACGGCCTCGGTTGGGAAGCCCTCGCCTATGACGAGGCGAACAAGGGAAACCTGGCGATCTTCATCTTCATCATCGTGGTCGTGTTCGTTTATCTGGTGCTGGTCGGACAATACGAAAGCTTTATCCTGCCGCTGGCGGTCATCATGTCGCTACCGGTGGGCATCTTCGGTTCGTTCTTATTCCTGCAGGCCATGGGTTTGGCCAATGACGTGTACTGCCAGATCGGCCTGGTTATGCTCGTCGGTCTGTTGGGCAAGAACGCGATTCTTATCGTCGAATTCGCCGTCCAACGACATCATGAAGGTGTGAGCATCAAGGACGCAGCCATCGAAGGCGGTAAGCTGCGCTTCCGGCCGATTCTGATGACGTCCTTCGCGTTTATCGCCGGTCTGATTCCCTTGGTTCGCGCCAGCGGCCCGGGGGCCATCGGCAACCGCACGATTGGCACGACGGCTGTCGGTGGAATGCTCTTGGGTACCATCATCGGGGTATTGGTTATCCCCGGCCTGTACTATGTGTTCGCGGTGATGTCCGGGGACCGTAAGCTGCTGCAGGATGAGACCGGCGAACCTCTTAGTGAGGTCCTCGAGCATAAGCTGCCTTCCGACGAACCGGAACACGGCTGA
- a CDS encoding BlaI/MecI/CopY family transcriptional regulator encodes MAGRQLTRYELEIMDVVWRLGEVTVHDVCANLSRPLAYTTVMTTLGVLERKKKVLDRTKRGRAYVYKPLVSRDEVSRDLLKDLRDVIFGGSMPSLVLNLVNDDSVSKADIQALKEALRRVEQKK; translated from the coding sequence ATGGCAGGACGACAGCTGACGCGCTATGAATTAGAGATCATGGACGTCGTATGGCGCCTCGGCGAAGTAACGGTCCATGACGTCTGCGCTAATTTGTCGCGCCCGCTCGCCTACACGACCGTCATGACCACGTTGGGCGTGTTAGAGCGAAAAAAGAAGGTGTTGGATCGCACCAAGCGCGGTCGCGCGTACGTCTACAAACCGCTCGTGTCGCGCGATGAGGTCTCGCGCGACCTGCTCAAGGATTTGCGGGACGTAATATTCGGCGGCTCGATGCCTTCGTTGGTTTTGAATCTCGTCAACGACGACTCGGTTTCGAAAGCGGACATTCAGGCGCTCAAAGAAGCGCTGCGCCGCGTGGAGCAGAAGAAATGA
- a CDS encoding efflux RND transporter periplasmic adaptor subunit, with translation MKVSPLPALVLALAALSLPACNRHVEEQHHEAHKITATNPQLQPVTLTQPYVCQIHSQRHINVRALEMGYLEAIQIKEGQRVKENDLLFTVRPILYQSKLDAENAEAKLASLQLTYTQKLAKDKVVSENEVLLRQAELSRAQAKANLAAAELDFATVKAPFDGIVDRLHHQQGSLVQEGEVLTTMSDNSLMWVYFNVPEARYLEYMQDPHKDDLKIELQLANGEKFNQLGKIGAIEADFNNQTGNIPFRADFPNPDRLLRHGQTGTILLSRVQNDSIVIPQRATFEVLQKRYVYIVDAENVAHQREITVQNELEDLFVIEKGISAEDKIVLEGIRQVRDGDKVEYEDRASEQVAQNLKFHAE, from the coding sequence ATGAAAGTCTCGCCGCTCCCGGCACTCGTCTTGGCACTGGCCGCTCTCTCCTTGCCTGCTTGCAACAGGCACGTGGAAGAGCAGCACCACGAAGCCCATAAGATCACTGCCACGAATCCGCAATTGCAACCGGTCACCCTGACGCAACCGTATGTCTGCCAGATCCACTCGCAGCGGCACATCAACGTGCGAGCGTTGGAGATGGGTTACCTCGAGGCGATCCAAATCAAAGAAGGGCAGCGCGTCAAGGAAAATGATTTATTATTCACTGTTCGTCCCATTCTCTACCAGTCGAAGCTGGATGCGGAGAATGCCGAGGCCAAGCTCGCCAGTCTGCAGTTGACGTACACTCAGAAGCTCGCCAAGGACAAAGTGGTCTCTGAAAACGAAGTGCTCTTACGTCAAGCCGAGTTGTCGAGGGCTCAGGCCAAGGCGAATCTTGCGGCGGCCGAACTGGATTTCGCCACGGTCAAGGCCCCCTTCGACGGTATTGTCGACCGCTTGCACCATCAGCAGGGGAGCCTGGTCCAAGAGGGAGAGGTCCTCACGACCATGTCGGACAACAGCCTGATGTGGGTTTATTTCAACGTCCCCGAGGCTCGCTACCTCGAATACATGCAGGATCCGCATAAGGACGATCTGAAAATCGAGCTCCAGCTAGCCAACGGCGAGAAGTTCAACCAGTTGGGCAAGATCGGCGCGATCGAAGCCGACTTCAACAACCAGACCGGCAATATCCCCTTCCGCGCCGACTTCCCCAATCCGGACCGCCTGCTGCGTCATGGTCAGACGGGCACCATCTTGCTCAGCCGCGTGCAGAACGACTCTATCGTCATCCCGCAACGCGCGACCTTCGAGGTCCTGCAAAAGCGGTACGTGTACATCGTTGACGCCGAGAACGTGGCCCATCAGCGCGAGATCACCGTCCAAAATGAATTGGAAGACCTCTTCGTCATCGAGAAGGGGATCAGCGCCGAGGACAAGATCGTTCTCGAAGGGATCCGGCAGGTTCGCGACGGCGACAAAGTGGAATACGAGGATCGTGCCTCGGAACAGGTTGCTCAGAACCTGAAATTCCACGCGGAATAG
- a CDS encoding FkbM family methyltransferase, translated as MTQILSRLATKARAIRRTQRYRRMLLDLGATFTSDPARAGAELVTIEGLKFSIKSEEDLFILTEVFDRQCYNFRTSAETIVIDIGMNIGIASLSFAKDPNVQHVYSFEPFPGTYALARANLRLNWPCEEKITAQNFGLSDRDAVEELPYIEERKGSLGVNGMPRSFTPSRQDLNLQRIELRDAAIVLFPILEAHPDANLVLKMDCEGSEYPIFRSLDDAGLLGRFQAIMLEWHKQGPEELLSALQKYGYAAFTFNDGPRGDGMLYAVNPKPPRRSAERAVRGQTQISPIPDIISMPLAGVPVPTA; from the coding sequence ATGACTCAGATTCTTAGTCGCTTGGCCACCAAGGCACGCGCTATCCGTCGCACGCAACGTTATCGACGAATGCTGCTGGACTTGGGAGCCACGTTCACCAGCGATCCGGCCCGCGCCGGCGCCGAACTGGTAACGATCGAGGGGCTGAAGTTCTCGATCAAGAGCGAAGAGGACTTGTTCATCCTGACTGAAGTCTTCGATCGGCAATGCTACAACTTTCGCACCTCGGCCGAGACGATCGTCATTGACATCGGCATGAATATCGGCATCGCCAGCCTGTCGTTCGCCAAGGATCCGAATGTTCAGCACGTCTACAGCTTCGAGCCGTTTCCCGGCACCTACGCTCTCGCACGTGCCAACCTGCGGCTTAATTGGCCATGTGAAGAAAAGATAACGGCGCAGAATTTCGGACTATCGGATCGCGATGCCGTCGAAGAACTTCCCTACATTGAAGAACGCAAGGGGAGCTTGGGTGTCAACGGCATGCCGCGCTCGTTTACTCCTTCGCGGCAAGATCTGAATTTGCAACGCATCGAGTTGCGCGACGCCGCCATTGTTCTGTTTCCCATTTTGGAAGCTCATCCAGATGCCAATCTCGTCTTGAAGATGGACTGCGAGGGTTCGGAGTATCCGATCTTCCGCAGCTTGGATGACGCAGGGTTGCTGGGCCGCTTTCAAGCCATCATGCTCGAATGGCACAAGCAAGGTCCGGAAGAGTTGCTCAGCGCTTTGCAAAAGTACGGCTACGCCGCGTTCACGTTCAACGATGGGCCACGCGGCGACGGAATGCTGTACGCCGTGAACCCCAAGCCGCCACGCCGATCGGCGGAACGCGCGGTCCGGGGTCAAACCCAAATTTCCCCGATACCGGATATCATTTCGATGCCACTGGCCGGCGTGCCCGTGCCAACCGCGTAA
- a CDS encoding class I SAM-dependent methyltransferase, translating into MADTRTLEQLRQHYEIEKELANRLRNATKEERRTLFGEVYDEMFRRVPLHPQHVQKQSPEIKAASVARQYQFLKRFIKPSDTYLEVGAGDCAVALEMTKHVKQVYAVDVSDEVTKGFTPPSNFKLILSDGTSIPVPPNSVQVAYSNQLMEHLHPDDALEQLQNIYHALSPGGRYVCITPSRLSGPHDVSEAFDSVATGFHLKEYTVTELKPLFKKVGFAKCSFYVMAKNFVVRMPMFAILAFEALLNALPRSLSVRIARNPVL; encoded by the coding sequence ATGGCGGATACGAGAACGCTCGAGCAGCTGCGCCAACATTATGAGATTGAAAAGGAACTGGCCAACCGGCTGCGCAACGCCACGAAGGAAGAGCGCCGTACGCTGTTTGGCGAAGTCTACGACGAAATGTTTCGACGGGTGCCCTTGCATCCGCAACACGTTCAGAAGCAATCTCCCGAGATCAAGGCAGCTTCCGTCGCCCGGCAGTACCAATTTCTCAAGCGCTTCATCAAGCCGAGCGACACCTATCTGGAAGTCGGTGCCGGCGACTGTGCCGTGGCACTCGAGATGACGAAACACGTCAAGCAGGTCTACGCCGTCGATGTCTCGGACGAAGTGACCAAGGGCTTTACACCCCCCTCAAACTTCAAGTTGATCCTCTCCGACGGCACGAGTATTCCGGTGCCGCCGAACAGCGTGCAAGTGGCCTACAGCAACCAACTGATGGAGCACCTGCATCCTGATGACGCGCTGGAACAACTGCAAAACATCTATCATGCCTTATCGCCGGGCGGGAGATACGTCTGCATCACCCCTAGTCGTCTCAGCGGACCGCACGACGTTTCCGAGGCGTTCGATTCCGTGGCGACGGGATTCCATTTGAAAGAGTACACGGTCACCGAATTGAAGCCCCTGTTCAAAAAGGTTGGCTTCGCTAAGTGTTCGTTCTATGTCATGGCCAAAAACTTCGTCGTGCGGATGCCAATGTTTGCGATCCTCGCCTTCGAGGCCTTGCTCAACGCGCTCCCCAGAAGCCTCAGCGTTCGCATCGCCCGCAACCCAGTGCTGTAA